The window GCCTGGGAAAGCGTCAGCTCGCCACGGTTGCGCAGGGCCTGGAGCATCTGCGCCAGACTGATGCCAGAGTGGCGGCGGTAGGCCAGCGCGCACTGCACGGCGAGGCCAAGACGACGCCAGGGGCCGGCGGCCTCCAGGGCGTCGAGCAATTCGTTGCGGATCATCCGCTGCGGCAGGCCGTCGAGGGCGCGGCTGACGATGACCTTGGCCGGGTCCTTCACACCCAGGTAGCGCGCCAGGGTGGCGTCCGGTACCGGGCTTTCCTGGCTCATCAAAAACCGCGTGCCCATGGCCACGCCTTCGGCGCCCAGGGCCAGCGCGGCCACCAGGCCGGCGCCGTCATGGAAGCCGCCGGCGGCCACCACCGGCACCTGCACGGCCTCGCGCACCTGGGCCAGCAGCAGCGAAGTGGGCACCGAACCGGTATGACCTCCGCCCTCCCCGCCCTGCACGGTGACGATATCGGCGCCCATCTCCACGGCCTTCTGCGCATGCTTGAGCGCGCCGACGGTGGGCATGCAGATCACCCCGGCCTCTTTCAGGCGGGCAACCATCTGCTTGCCCGGGGAGCGGCTGTAGCTCACTGCCTTCACACCGTGGCGCAGCACCAGCTCGACGATCTCGGCGGCGTTGGGCTGGTACATGTGGAAGTTGACGCCGAACGGCGCCGAAGTCAGCGACTTGGTTTCGAGGATCGCCGCTTCCATCTGGTGCGGTTCGATGGTGGCGCCGGCGAGGAAGCCGAAGGCGCCGGCATTGCCGGTGGCGGCCACCAGGCGCGGATCGGCCACCCAGCCCATGGCGGTCTGGATGATCGGGTAGCGGCAGCCGAGCAGTTGGGTAACGCAGGTGCTCAGGTCCAGGCTCATCGACCGCCCTCCACCGGCTCGCGCTGCGAGCTGGCCATGGCGCGGGCATCGTAGCCGCCCAGGCGGTCGCCGCTGACCAGTTCGTTGTGGGCGTGGGCGAAGTGGTGCAGGCCGAACACCATGTCCATGGTGGCGCGCTTGCCCATCAGGTCCTCGGCGTTGTTCACCGCCTGCTTGGCCAACTGCAGGCCCAGGCGCGGCATCTCGGCCACGCGGCGGGCCATGTCCAGGGTCACGTCCAGCAGCACGTCGCGCGGCACCACCTTGTTGACCATGCCCAGTTGCCAGGCGCGGTCGGCCGGCATGCGCTCGCCGAGGAAGAGGAACTCCTTGGCGACGCGCGGGCTGAGTTCATGCACGTGGGCGAAGTACTCGACGCCGGGGATGCCCATGCGTACCACCGGGTCGCGGAAGTAGGCATCGTCGCTGGCGACGATCAGGTCGCAGACCCAGGCCAGCATCAGCCCGCCGGCGATGCAGGCGCCCTGCACCATGGCCACGGTCGGCTTGGGGATGTCCCGCCAGCGCCGGCACATGCCCAGGTAGACCTCCTGCTCGCGGGCATAGAGGAACTCGCCGCCAGGCTTGTTCACGTGGTCGTACCAGAGGCTCGCGCGGTCGAAGCTCTCGTTCACGTCGCGGCCCGGCGTGCCGATGTCGTGGCCGGCGGAGAAGTGCTTGCCGGCGCCACGCAGGACGATGACCTTGATCGAATCGTCATCGCAGGCGCGGCGGAAGGCCGCGTCCAGCGCGTAGGTCATCTTCGAGTTCTGCGCGTTGTGGTACTCGGGGCGGTTCATCGTGACCAGGGCCACCGGGCCCTGCACCTCGTAGAGAACGACCTCTTCGACTTCGCTCATGACTACGCTTCCTTGGCGCTGCGCAGCGCCGGCGGGTTGTCCTTGAGCTGACGGCCACGCAGGTTGTGCGGGTCGAGCTGCTGCAGGATCGCCAGCTGCCCGGCCGACGGCATCGCGGTGGTCGGGATCTGCGCCGGCAGGGCCAGGTCGAAGCTGGTGTTGTCCAGCACCTGCGCCAGCTCCACGCCCGGATGCAGCGAGCGCACGCGCATCTGGTGCTGCGGGCCGCCGAAGTCGAGCACGCAGAGGTCGGTGACGATCAGGCGGATGTCGATGTCGTCCAGCGACCAGCCACGGGCCAGGCGCGCCGGGTTGTAGCCGACCGAGGCGACCATGTCGACTTCGCCTTCGACGAACACCCGGCGGCTGTGCGACGGCACGAAGAAGGAGTTGGCGTGGCTGATGGAGTTACCCGGGAAGCCGCGTACGCCGAGCATCTGTGCCTTGGGCTTGGCGTAGTCGCCGATGCAGGAGATGTTGGCCTGGCCGAAGCGGTCGATCTGGGTCGGGCCGACCAGCGCGTGGCGGCGGCCGCCCCAGACGTTGTCGAAGATGCGCGAGAAGCCCATCCAGCTGTCGAACTTCGGCACGTAGCCGTTGCGGGCACCCAGCGGCACCGGTTCGGCGACCATGAAGGCCTCGGAATCGGTCATCAGCAGATCCGGATTGCTGGTCAGCATGGCCAGCGATGCGGCCAGGCGCGGGACCACGCCGATGCCGGTGGCGAGCACTTCGCCGTCGTCACGCCAGCATTCGCTGGCGGCGCAGATCAACAGCTCGGCGAGGCTGCAGGAAGCGGTTGCGTCAGTCATGGTCAGAACACCGGCAGTGGCAGCTTGCGGAGAGACTCGATACCACCGACCTTTGCCAGGTAGGCGGCTTCGCCGTCGCGGATGAATTCGTCGTAGTAGTGCTGCCAGCCGTCCTCTTCCTGGACCGAGGCGTTGTAGCGCTGGAAGTGCGGTACGTCGAAGCCGTACAGCGGCGCGCAGGAGCTGGGGTGGGCGCCACCGGGGACGTGCACCACGCCGTCGGTGAGGTTGCGTTCCCAGAACACGGTGCGTGCCGCCTGCGGGTTGGCGTGGAAGTGCGCGGACTCCACCAGCTCGTCGCAGCTGACGAAGGTCCTGGCGGCGGCGCGGACGAACAGGTCGTCCATGTAGTGGTCCGGCCCTTCGATCTGGCACACGCCACGGGCGTCGGCACGGTCGACATGGACCAGCGCCGCGTCCAGCTTCAGCGCCGGCATCGCGACCCAGTCGCGGCCGTCGGCGTAGGGCGAGGCAACCAGCTTGATCTGCGGGTTGTGCTTGAGCACGTCGGTGCCCAGGCCCACCGCGGTGGGAATGAACGGCACATTCATCGCTGCGGCGCGCAGGCCCAGCAGCATCATGCCTTCGTCGATCTCCATCACCTCCAGCTCGCCGGCCTGGCGGGCCTTGCGGAAGTAGGGTTCGAGCGGGATGAAGTCCAGCGAAACGAAGGCGAACACCAGCTTCTTCACCTTGCCGGCGGCGCACAGCATGCCGACATCGGCGCCGCCGTAGGCGACGACGGTAAGGTCCTTGAGGTCCGAGCGAACGATCTCGCGGATCAGGGCCATGGGTTTGCGGCGCGGGCCCCAGCCACCGATGCCGATGGTCATGCCGTCGCGCAGCTGGGCGACCATCTCGGCCGCCGTCATGCGTTTATCCATGTTGAACTCCTTACTGGCGGCCGACGCTGAAGTCGTGGCCCCAATGGCTGACCACGGTGCTTTCGAAGGGCGTGTGCTGCTGCCAGTCCACTTCCAGGCCACCGTGGCCGTATTCGATGTCAAAGCCGCCGGGGCTCTGCATGTAGAACGACACCATGTGGTCGTTGGTGTGCTTGCCGAGGGTCGCCGAGAGCTTCACGCCGTTGGCGTGCATGCGGTCCAGGGCACGGCCGACATCGTCCAGCGACGCGGTCTCGAGCATCATGTGCACGCAGCCGCTGGGGATCGGGCACTCGAAGATCGCCAGGGAATGGTGGCGGGCGTTGTTGCAGTGCATGAAGTGGATGCGCTTCTCCGGCTCCTGCGGATCGGGGGTGAAACGCACCTTCATCAGGTCGGAGAGGCCGAAGCCCATCACCTGCTCATAGAAATCGCGGCAGCGCTCGAAGGCCGGCGCCGGCAGCACCACGTGGCCCATGCCCATGGAGCCAGTGACGAAACCGCTGACACCCGCCGGGGAAACGAAGGGACGGAAGTCCTGGCACGGACCCCAGAACAGCTCGTGGCGGTTGCCGTCGGGATCGCGGAACAGCGCCAGTTCCTGGACCTTGCGCAGCGCGCAGTCGGCGGCGCTGCCACGGACAACCTCGACATCGGCCTGGGCCAGCTCGGCAATGGCCTGCTCGAAGGCGGCCTTGCCGGCCACTTCCCAGCCGCTGGCACCGTAGCCGTCGCGCTCGTCCTGCAGCACCAGCACGCGGTAGTGACGCTCGTCCATCTTCAGGTACAGCGCGCCTTCGGGCGCGGCGTCATCCAGCATCATGCCCAGCACCTGGCTGGCGTAGCTGCTCCAGCGCGCGAGATCGCTGGCCAGGACGGTCACGTAGCCCAGTCCTCGGATATCCATGGGTGTTCTCCTCATCGTTATTGCCGCTCCGCCTGGCGGAATGGCCGGTGATGAGGATTCAAACAGCGCGGGCTTACCCGAACATCGTCCGATGGGACTAGCGCCAAAGGGGCATGCTGCGGGCGATTGAG of the Pseudomonas sp. PSE14 genome contains:
- a CDS encoding nitronate monooxygenase, with the translated sequence MSLDLSTCVTQLLGCRYPIIQTAMGWVADPRLVAATGNAGAFGFLAGATIEPHQMEAAILETKSLTSAPFGVNFHMYQPNAAEIVELVLRHGVKAVSYSRSPGKQMVARLKEAGVICMPTVGALKHAQKAVEMGADIVTVQGGEGGGHTGSVPTSLLLAQVREAVQVPVVAAGGFHDGAGLVAALALGAEGVAMGTRFLMSQESPVPDATLARYLGVKDPAKVIVSRALDGLPQRMIRNELLDALEAAGPWRRLGLAVQCALAYRRHSGISLAQMLQALRNRGELTLSQALLAANAPMVIQKAMVDGQPEDGVLPAGQVAALLGSRPPCAEIIQNIVAQAEARLSELARRVEPQPSQESLHAAVSR
- a CDS encoding ketoacid CoA transferase, with the protein product MTDATASCSLAELLICAASECWRDDGEVLATGIGVVPRLAASLAMLTSNPDLLMTDSEAFMVAEPVPLGARNGYVPKFDSWMGFSRIFDNVWGGRRHALVGPTQIDRFGQANISCIGDYAKPKAQMLGVRGFPGNSISHANSFFVPSHSRRVFVEGEVDMVASVGYNPARLARGWSLDDIDIRLIVTDLCVLDFGGPQHQMRVRSLHPGVELAQVLDNTSFDLALPAQIPTTAMPSAGQLAILQQLDPHNLRGRQLKDNPPALRSAKEA
- a CDS encoding CoA-transferase, giving the protein MDKRMTAAEMVAQLRDGMTIGIGGWGPRRKPMALIREIVRSDLKDLTVVAYGGADVGMLCAAGKVKKLVFAFVSLDFIPLEPYFRKARQAGELEVMEIDEGMMLLGLRAAAMNVPFIPTAVGLGTDVLKHNPQIKLVASPYADGRDWVAMPALKLDAALVHVDRADARGVCQIEGPDHYMDDLFVRAAARTFVSCDELVESAHFHANPQAARTVFWERNLTDGVVHVPGGAHPSSCAPLYGFDVPHFQRYNASVQEEDGWQHYYDEFIRDGEAAYLAKVGGIESLRKLPLPVF
- a CDS encoding enoyl-CoA hydratase produces the protein MSEVEEVVLYEVQGPVALVTMNRPEYHNAQNSKMTYALDAAFRRACDDDSIKVIVLRGAGKHFSAGHDIGTPGRDVNESFDRASLWYDHVNKPGGEFLYAREQEVYLGMCRRWRDIPKPTVAMVQGACIAGGLMLAWVCDLIVASDDAYFRDPVVRMGIPGVEYFAHVHELSPRVAKEFLFLGERMPADRAWQLGMVNKVVPRDVLLDVTLDMARRVAEMPRLGLQLAKQAVNNAEDLMGKRATMDMVFGLHHFAHAHNELVSGDRLGGYDARAMASSQREPVEGGR
- a CDS encoding VOC family protein; protein product: MDIRGLGYVTVLASDLARWSSYASQVLGMMLDDAAPEGALYLKMDERHYRVLVLQDERDGYGASGWEVAGKAAFEQAIAELAQADVEVVRGSAADCALRKVQELALFRDPDGNRHELFWGPCQDFRPFVSPAGVSGFVTGSMGMGHVVLPAPAFERCRDFYEQVMGFGLSDLMKVRFTPDPQEPEKRIHFMHCNNARHHSLAIFECPIPSGCVHMMLETASLDDVGRALDRMHANGVKLSATLGKHTNDHMVSFYMQSPGGFDIEYGHGGLEVDWQQHTPFESTVVSHWGHDFSVGRQ